A window of Ruminococcus champanellensis 18P13 = JCM 17042 contains these coding sequences:
- a CDS encoding S1 RNA-binding domain-containing protein: MQVEIGQVYEGVVKGITPYGAFVDLADGVTGMVHISEVANVYVSNIRDHLTENQTVKVKVLSINEAGKISLSIKKACPPPQREQRKPRDGASRPQNGGRPRQDRGRPNVWEPKKQPPITELSFEDMMARFKQSSEEKICDLKRGSDRKNGSRSRGK, from the coding sequence ATGCAGGTAGAAATCGGTCAAGTGTATGAAGGCGTAGTCAAGGGCATCACACCCTACGGCGCATTTGTGGATCTGGCGGACGGGGTGACCGGAATGGTGCATATTTCCGAAGTTGCCAACGTGTACGTCAGCAATATCAGAGACCATCTGACAGAGAACCAGACCGTGAAGGTCAAGGTGCTGAGCATCAACGAAGCCGGAAAGATCAGTCTTTCCATCAAGAAGGCATGTCCGCCTCCCCAGCGGGAACAGCGGAAACCCCGGGATGGTGCGTCCCGTCCTCAGAACGGCGGCCGCCCCAGACAGGACAGGGGTCGTCCCAATGTGTGGGAACCCAAGAAGCAGCCCCCTATTACGGAGTTGTCCTTTGAGGATATGATGGCACGGTTCAAGCAGAGCAGCGAGGAAAAGATCTGTGATCTCAAGCGTGGATCCGACCGGAAGAACGGCTCCCGCAGCAGAGGAAAATAA
- a CDS encoding SPFH domain-containing protein, which yields MAILDVIKFGGLASRDWLVYKHPKDSITLGSQLIVGEGQVAIFVKGGAVCDVFTPGTYTLSTNNLPLLQGIINLPFGGKTPFSAEIYYINTVTKLDLAWGTSDPIQLIDPKYHVRLRIRAFGQVGMKIADYAGFLRELIGSLNASDVVRYTKVLDFYKGILVTKVKSIIADIIIHDQISALEIAAQLDGISQRTQQILTPEFGKFGMQLINFFVKSINFPEEDFETINKILEDKAAFDIMGDSRYATKRSFDVYEGAATNQNGVAGAFAAGGIGLGAGAAIAGNVQPAASVMQAPAPEAAYCPACHAANKQGAKFCNSCGASMTPPEPKPAGKTCPGCGAAVPDGSKFCTECGMSLQPPVCACGATLEPGSKFCNQCGRKVGE from the coding sequence ATGGCAATCCTTGACGTAATCAAGTTTGGCGGACTTGCGTCCCGTGACTGGCTGGTGTATAAGCATCCCAAGGACAGCATTACCCTGGGCTCCCAACTGATCGTGGGAGAGGGTCAGGTAGCGATTTTCGTAAAGGGCGGCGCCGTTTGCGATGTATTTACCCCGGGCACCTATACCCTCAGCACCAACAACCTGCCGCTGCTGCAGGGCATCATCAACCTTCCATTTGGTGGCAAAACTCCCTTCTCTGCGGAGATCTACTACATAAATACCGTGACCAAGCTGGATCTTGCATGGGGCACCTCTGACCCCATCCAGTTGATTGACCCGAAGTACCATGTCCGGCTCCGGATCCGTGCCTTCGGGCAGGTGGGAATGAAGATCGCCGATTATGCCGGCTTCCTGCGGGAGCTGATCGGTTCCCTCAACGCCTCCGATGTGGTGCGGTACACCAAGGTACTGGATTTCTACAAGGGCATCCTGGTCACCAAGGTCAAGTCCATCATTGCGGACATCATCATCCACGACCAGATCTCCGCTCTGGAGATCGCTGCCCAACTGGATGGCATTTCTCAGCGTACTCAGCAGATTCTGACGCCGGAGTTCGGCAAGTTCGGCATGCAGCTGATCAACTTCTTCGTGAAGTCCATCAACTTCCCGGAGGAGGATTTCGAGACCATCAACAAGATCCTGGAGGATAAGGCGGCGTTCGACATTATGGGCGATTCCCGCTACGCCACCAAGCGCTCCTTTGACGTATACGAAGGGGCTGCCACCAACCAGAACGGGGTTGCCGGTGCGTTTGCAGCCGGGGGCATTGGACTTGGTGCCGGTGCAGCCATTGCCGGAAACGTGCAGCCTGCGGCTTCCGTGATGCAGGCGCCTGCCCCGGAGGCAGCCTACTGTCCTGCATGCCACGCAGCCAACAAGCAGGGTGCGAAATTCTGCAATAGCTGCGGCGCATCCATGACACCGCCGGAGCCAAAGCCCGCAGGAAAGACCTGCCCCGGATGCGGTGCAGCCGTGCCGGATGGCTCCAAGTTCTGTACCGAATGCGGCATGTCCCTGCAGCCGCCGGTCTGTGCCTGCGGCGCAACCCTGGAGCCAGGCTCCAAGTTCTGCAACCAGTGCGGCAGAAAGGTGGGTGAGTGA
- a CDS encoding TM2 domain-containing protein, with protein sequence MAENLCPQCGAPLAPGATECKYCGEAVAPAQVQPQPQPQYQQQGAYGQPGQPVQVFVQTGDNDGIDPSWPVKSKITAGLLAILLGGLGIHKFYLGKTGMGILYLLLCWTYIPGIVGLVEGIMYLCSNDHNFQVKNHVRLQ encoded by the coding sequence ATGGCAGAAAATCTTTGTCCCCAGTGCGGCGCTCCGCTGGCACCTGGCGCAACAGAATGTAAATATTGCGGCGAGGCAGTAGCCCCTGCGCAGGTGCAGCCCCAGCCTCAGCCCCAGTACCAGCAGCAGGGCGCATACGGTCAGCCCGGTCAGCCGGTACAGGTCTTTGTACAGACCGGCGACAATGACGGCATCGATCCCAGCTGGCCGGTAAAGAGCAAGATCACCGCCGGCCTCCTGGCGATCCTGCTGGGCGGTCTTGGCATTCACAAGTTCTATCTGGGCAAAACCGGTATGGGTATTCTGTATCTGCTGCTTTGCTGGACTTACATTCCCGGCATCGTTGGTCTGGTAGAGGGTATCATGTATCTGTGCTCCAATGACCACAACTTCCAGGTGAAGAACCATGTAAGATTGCAGTAA
- a CDS encoding zinc ribbon domain-containing protein, translated as MFCKRCGNENPEDAVYCIKCGYNMWDKSKQKPPVPNPSTESVSAHVSVPRHEHTHKPASVPAPSLARRVYPPKLIVALVLIGVALLGMLLPWFSYGDEGGDYGRKREMGKVSGLQYESIFLGTIGGESNPITDKMEKYGKKDMELKNNLELLGITSIVATIALGAGLFLGFICRKKVWIPVGVACISFWIIFSILDTLDENSPYQGYISLYIEANGWVAVCWLASFAGFILSLMSDSEQKKNQSA; from the coding sequence ATGTTCTGTAAACGATGTGGAAATGAGAATCCGGAGGATGCAGTTTACTGCATCAAATGCGGCTACAACATGTGGGATAAAAGCAAGCAGAAGCCGCCGGTGCCCAATCCATCAACCGAGTCTGTGTCCGCCCATGTATCTGTGCCCAGGCACGAACACACACACAAACCGGCATCGGTTCCTGCTCCATCGCTGGCACGGCGTGTGTACCCGCCCAAGCTGATCGTCGCCTTGGTTCTGATTGGGGTGGCGCTGTTGGGAATGCTGCTGCCTTGGTTTAGTTATGGTGACGAGGGTGGTGATTATGGACGTAAACGGGAGATGGGCAAGGTCAGTGGTCTCCAGTATGAATCGATCTTTTTAGGCACAATAGGGGGCGAATCCAATCCTATTACGGATAAAATGGAGAAGTACGGTAAGAAGGACATGGAATTAAAAAATAATCTGGAATTACTAGGAATCACTTCAATTGTCGCCACCATTGCTTTGGGCGCAGGATTGTTTCTGGGCTTTATTTGCAGGAAGAAAGTTTGGATTCCTGTCGGGGTGGCTTGCATTTCGTTTTGGATCATATTTTCCATATTGGATACGTTGGATGAAAACTCGCCATATCAAGGCTATATTAGTTTGTACATTGAAGCCAATGGGTGGGTTGCTGTTTGTTGGCTGGCGTCTTTTGCTGGTTTCATTCTCAGCCTGATGAGCGATAGCGAGCAAAAAAAGAATCAGAGTGCGTAA
- a CDS encoding NPCBM/NEW2 domain-containing protein, with product MKKKTMAWGCALLMGLTLTACGADASKFTGYIEDLDMQGAYSYYEDHIDSSKKKAELDQEISESMDGLYDKLVDQYIAGNLDSEKLSLFKQLTSDAEFSETSGYSDFLQDLAYIDQSKQNYDTAMQYYDQKDYDAAIAYFGGVMQRDTVRYEEAQKTIEACRAEQSKQLVQDIQSQIQTKAFKEAHYKIEQLKNTDKEEADKLVTEYDAALKADADARLTSYFDAFDYEGAVGYLAQVTPLCYSSDLSDRQTQLADEFVVYVLKIADKDADAENYEGASAVVKQAMNALGQDNEKLSGAYDAYRSHLPVYLVDLDYMSCKNHVATHDTLEDNTGNMYHNALYMYERVSWQDGEGSADYFINGKYATFSGTVAVPRGFANDSNSAYFEVYGDGKLLYTSPTMKNDSFPEAFNIDISGVKVLKIYYPDSNGNAKLATIYDGKLNPKEADKSSDSSEDNEE from the coding sequence ATGAAAAAGAAGACGATGGCTTGGGGCTGCGCTTTACTGATGGGGCTGACGCTGACGGCCTGCGGTGCGGATGCATCCAAATTTACCGGCTACATAGAGGATCTGGATATGCAGGGTGCCTACAGCTACTATGAGGATCATATTGATTCCTCCAAAAAGAAAGCAGAACTGGATCAGGAGATCAGTGAATCCATGGACGGACTGTATGACAAACTGGTGGATCAGTACATTGCGGGGAATCTGGATTCGGAAAAGCTTTCTTTGTTCAAGCAGCTTACATCGGATGCCGAATTTTCTGAAACATCCGGATACAGCGACTTTTTGCAGGATCTTGCCTACATCGATCAATCCAAGCAGAATTATGACACTGCCATGCAGTATTACGACCAAAAGGATTACGATGCAGCCATCGCCTACTTTGGCGGAGTCATGCAAAGGGACACGGTTCGATATGAGGAGGCGCAGAAAACAATAGAAGCATGCCGTGCGGAACAAAGTAAGCAGCTGGTTCAGGACATTCAGTCCCAGATTCAGACGAAAGCATTTAAAGAGGCACATTATAAGATCGAGCAGCTGAAAAATACGGACAAGGAAGAAGCAGACAAGCTGGTTACAGAGTATGATGCTGCACTTAAGGCTGATGCAGACGCCAGGTTAACGTCCTACTTTGATGCCTTTGATTATGAAGGCGCAGTAGGTTACCTGGCGCAGGTAACTCCGCTTTGTTACTCCTCCGATCTGAGTGACCGGCAAACGCAGCTTGCAGATGAATTTGTTGTTTATGTTTTGAAAATTGCAGACAAGGATGCTGACGCAGAGAATTATGAGGGAGCATCCGCTGTGGTGAAGCAGGCAATGAATGCATTGGGGCAGGACAATGAAAAGCTGTCCGGCGCCTATGATGCATACCGTTCTCACCTGCCGGTGTACCTGGTGGATCTGGATTATATGTCTTGTAAAAACCATGTGGCAACGCACGACACGCTGGAAGACAATACGGGGAATATGTATCATAATGCACTGTATATGTATGAGAGAGTCTCTTGGCAAGATGGCGAAGGATCCGCAGATTATTTTATCAACGGAAAATATGCGACATTTTCCGGAACAGTTGCTGTGCCGCGGGGATTTGCAAATGATTCAAATTCAGCTTATTTTGAAGTATATGGAGACGGAAAGCTACTGTATACCTCGCCGACAATGAAGAATGACTCTTTCCCGGAAGCATTTAATATTGATATTTCCGGTGTGAAGGTTTTGAAAATCTATTATCCCGATTCAAATGGAAATGCGAAATTGGCAACCATTTATGACGGAAAATTGAATCCAAAAGAGGCAGACAAATCGTCGGATTCTTCTGAAGACAACGAGGAATAA
- a CDS encoding zinc-ribbon domain-containing protein, protein MFCMRCGNENPDDAVFCRKCGYTMQSVGQQITPPVPEPEPAAHRYASADQATLYGYPIKGIIALMLLVAAFLGLMQPGLSAQLHYVKLEFDAREYNLPHVIQMFVSEEEIRPTAWSIENEDEDEEQILHFKDEKAIHTCFVFFCISEILSAILLIVGLIVGLVSHRYSGAAVAACACVVIMFLLAAYLTGKSPIMTTGSSGLVYLRFTRGKGIAISLICSVAATVVGLIGNHEHKTSET, encoded by the coding sequence ATGTTTTGTATGCGTTGTGGAAATGAAAATCCGGATGATGCGGTCTTTTGCCGCAAATGCGGCTATACCATGCAGTCGGTTGGTCAGCAGATTACACCCCCTGTGCCAGAACCTGAGCCTGCTGCCCATCGCTACGCTTCAGCCGATCAGGCAACGCTATATGGGTATCCGATCAAGGGGATAATTGCTTTGATGCTGCTTGTGGCGGCGTTCCTGGGTCTTATGCAGCCGGGACTTTCTGCACAGCTCCATTATGTGAAGCTGGAGTTTGATGCAAGAGAATATAATTTACCCCATGTGATCCAGATGTTTGTTTCGGAGGAGGAGATTCGACCAACCGCATGGAGTATTGAGAATGAGGATGAAGATGAGGAACAAATACTCCACTTTAAAGATGAGAAAGCCATTCACACCTGCTTTGTCTTCTTTTGTATTTCGGAAATTCTATCCGCAATATTGCTGATTGTGGGGCTCATTGTGGGGCTTGTATCTCATCGATATTCCGGAGCAGCTGTGGCAGCGTGCGCATGTGTTGTGATCATGTTTCTATTGGCAGCGTATCTGACAGGGAAATCCCCGATTATGACAACTGGTTCTTCTGGGCTTGTGTATTTGCGGTTTACAAGGGGGAAGGGAATCGCAATCTCTTTGATTTGTTCTGTGGCTGCAACTGTTGTGGGTCTCATCGGCAATCACGAGCATAAAACATCAGAGACATAG
- a CDS encoding sensor histidine kinase encodes MAAYIFSILSCVADQLTVLFFLREYGTFRGSFLKANVIIDTVLILEHTILVFGMGLPQGGPIVSTFDTLFLLGSWLWLCKESVKKRLILLGILIVTALIGELSILAVQCGLFGLSMANMNGYTVYTLVGKILTLDEMFLIYVGITIVLRLKKDRYRIRYLCSILFTIAAHFGFQICFTYLDWNHLTTAKLLCLQAFQLLLLILVIQQYFYFLRQHDFRIKEAELQGLQLEMQNTYQYYLLATEQFEEASRIRHDYNNQIQSIQCMLDNQQVEEARALLHSCGGSTRGAKLISFCSTPIINVVLTIKTNAARNLGIETQCILQDSQRLELNNYELCGLFSNLLDNAIEACQQSGSSYRYIEIKGKALGQTYMLRMENSCKPQSDSAKAPQKTTKQEPGHGYGLKILQSIAQSHGGRFQLDILQEGCAVSTLSLPLHASATVRA; translated from the coding sequence ATGGCTGCCTACATATTTTCCATTCTGTCCTGCGTGGCGGATCAGCTAACGGTACTCTTTTTCCTGCGGGAATACGGAACCTTCCGGGGGTCTTTTCTGAAAGCAAACGTCATCATCGACACCGTTCTAATCCTGGAGCATACTATCCTGGTGTTCGGCATGGGTCTTCCCCAGGGAGGGCCCATCGTTTCCACCTTTGATACCCTGTTTCTGCTGGGCAGCTGGCTGTGGCTCTGCAAGGAAAGCGTCAAAAAGAGGCTGATTCTGCTGGGGATCCTGATCGTCACCGCTCTGATCGGAGAATTGTCCATACTCGCCGTGCAATGCGGGCTTTTCGGACTCAGCATGGCGAACATGAACGGCTACACGGTGTATACTCTGGTTGGAAAGATTTTGACTTTGGACGAAATGTTCCTGATATATGTAGGCATCACCATTGTGCTGCGGCTCAAAAAGGACAGATACCGGATCCGATACCTTTGCTCCATTCTCTTTACCATAGCCGCTCACTTTGGCTTCCAGATCTGTTTTACGTATCTGGACTGGAACCATCTTACCACTGCAAAGCTGCTGTGTCTCCAGGCATTTCAGCTTTTGCTGCTGATCCTGGTGATCCAGCAGTACTTTTACTTTCTCCGACAGCACGATTTCCGGATCAAGGAGGCAGAGCTGCAGGGACTGCAGCTGGAAATGCAGAACACCTACCAGTACTACCTTCTGGCAACAGAGCAGTTTGAGGAGGCATCCCGGATCCGGCACGACTACAACAACCAGATCCAATCCATCCAGTGTATGCTGGACAATCAGCAAGTGGAGGAAGCCAGAGCATTGCTGCACAGCTGCGGCGGCAGCACCCGGGGCGCAAAGCTCATCTCCTTTTGCAGTACGCCCATCATCAACGTGGTTCTGACCATCAAGACCAACGCCGCCCGGAATCTTGGCATCGAAACCCAGTGCATCCTTCAGGACAGCCAGCGACTGGAGCTGAACAACTATGAACTGTGCGGGTTGTTTTCCAATCTGCTGGACAATGCCATTGAGGCGTGCCAGCAGTCCGGCAGCAGCTACCGCTATATCGAGATCAAGGGGAAAGCACTGGGGCAAACCTATATGCTGCGGATGGAGAACAGCTGCAAGCCCCAAAGCGATTCCGCCAAAGCACCTCAAAAAACCACCAAGCAGGAGCCGGGGCACGGCTACGGGCTGAAGATCCTGCAAAGCATCGCCCAGAGCCACGGCGGCAGATTTCAGCTGGATATCCTCCAGGAGGGTTGTGCCGTTTCTACGTTGAGTCTGCCGCTGCATGCATCCGCCACGGTCAGAGCGTAA